The sequence below is a genomic window from bacterium.
GAACCGCGACATCCTGGCAGCCGAGGCGGCGGGCGGGACGGCGAGCGACCTGCGGGACGCTCGCGGGCGCGCCCTCGACCGGCTGGCCGAGCTGGTGGACATCCAGGTCGTCGAGCACGCACGTGGTGACGTCTCGGTGATCATTGACAACGCCACGGTGGTGGACGGCACGCTGAGCTGGGCATTGGAGGTGCGCGCCACGGGTGGGGTCGTCGCGTTGGCCATGGCGGAGGGGATGACGACGCTGCCGCGGCCCGGCGGCCGCGTCGGCGCGCTGCTGAGCGTCCTCAACCAGGACATCCCCGAGCAGATGGCGCAGCTCGATGCGCTCGCCGCCGCGCTCGTGCAGGAGGTCAACGCGCTGCACCGCGCCGGGACCAACCCTGCCGGGGCGACGGGCGTGGACTTCTTCGACCCGGCCGGGGTCACCGCGAGCTCGATCCGGCTCTCCGCCGCCGTGGAGGCGGACATCGGGCAGATCGCGGCCGGCTCGGGGGACGCCGCCGGGAACTACCAGGCGGGTGCGAACGACGTCGCACTCAAGATCGCAGCGTTGCGGGACGAGCCGCTGTCCGCGCTGGGCGTGAGCGCTGTCGCGTACTACAACCGCATGCTCGTAGACCTCGGCGCCCGGGTCGCTTCCGCGGCGGCGGCGGCGGACGCCGCCGATACACTGGCCGCCGCGGCCAGCGCGCGGCGCGAGTCGGTCCGTGGCGTGTCCCTCGAGGAAGAGCTGGTCACGCTCATGAGGCACCAGTCGGCGTTCGCGGCAGCCGCGCGTATCGTCTCGGTCGCGGATGAGATGATCGAGGCCGTCCTCTCCCTCCGCTGATTCCTCGCGCCCATGCTCATCCTCAGCCGGCGCCCCGGCAGCGCGATCCTGATCGACGGCGGCATCCGCATCGTGGTGCTGTCCGTGGACGGCGGCGGCGTACGGTTGGGGATCGAGGCGCCGCAGGGGGTCACCATCCTCCGGGAGGAGATCGTGGCGGCGGTCGCGGAGGAGAACCGGCGCGCGAACGCCGCCGCGCACGCCGAGCGGTGGCGCCGCAAGGACGGCGCCCCGCCGGCCGCGCCCTGAGCGAGACGCGGCCCGGCAGGGGCCGCGCAGTCACGCGGTCGAGAAGCGCAGTTCGAACTGGACGGCGCCGGCGGACCCGGTCTCGTGGG
It includes:
- the flgK gene encoding flagellar hook-associated protein FlgK, yielding MIGSILSIAAGAMTAHQKAAQFTSHNIANAATEGYSRQRPVLASAPSLQTPFGSLGGGVFFADVSRLHDAFADAAYRRHTASASEASTRNGVLGRIEQLYGELSDAGLASALDAFWSAWSDLATMPAGVAERSAVRYRGEALALHLNRLAHELVDLRLDTERRLADAVANINELARQIAELNRDILAAEAAGGTASDLRDARGRALDRLAELVDIQVVEHARGDVSVIIDNATVVDGTLSWALEVRATGGVVALAMAEGMTTLPRPGGRVGALLSVLNQDIPEQMAQLDALAAALVQEVNALHRAGTNPAGATGVDFFDPAGVTASSIRLSAAVEADIGQIAAGSGDAAGNYQAGANDVALKIAALRDEPLSALGVSAVAYYNRMLVDLGARVASAAAAADAADTLAAAASARRESVRGVSLEEELVTLMRHQSAFAAAARIVSVADEMIEAVLSLR
- the csrA gene encoding carbon storage regulator, whose amino-acid sequence is MLILSRRPGSAILIDGGIRIVVLSVDGGGVRLGIEAPQGVTILREEIVAAVAEENRRANAAAHAERWRRKDGAPPAAP